From Debaryomyces hansenii CBS767 chromosome C complete sequence, a single genomic window includes:
- a CDS encoding DEHA2C01342p (similar to uniprot|P09624 Saccharomyces cerevisiae YFL018C LPD1 Dihydrolipoamide dehydrogenase) — protein sequence MLRSSSSFRGLNNKAIKIAQFVRHASTQEFDVVVIGGGPGGYVSAIKSAQLNLKTACIEKRGSLGGTCLNVGCIPSKSLLNNSQLFHQIQHDSKHRGIEISGDVSINIDTLQAAKDKAVKGLTGGVEMLLKKNGVTYFKGEGSFIDENNVNVKPIDGSEDIQISAKNIVVATGSEPTPFPGIEIDEERIVSSTGALALKEVPKKMSIIGGGIIGLEMASVWSRLGSEVTVIEFQNAIGAGMDGEVAKQIQKLLGKQGLKFKLGTKVTKGVRDGETVKIEVEDVKSGKKEDLDADVLLVAIGRRPFTNGLNFDKIGLEADDKGRLVIDNQFRTKHEHIRVIGDVTYGPMLAHKAEEEGIAAAEYIKNGHGHVNYANIPSVMYSHPEVAWVGANEEQLKEQGIKYKIGKFPFIANSRAKTNLDTDGFVKFIADAETQRVLGVHIIGSNAGEMIAEAGLALEYGASTEDIARTCHAHPTLSEAFKEAALATFDKPINF from the coding sequence ATGTTAAGAAGTTCCAGTAGTTTCAGAGGTCTCAACAACAAGGCGATTAAAATTGCCCAATTTGTTAGACATGCTTCCACGCAAGAATTCGATGTCGTCGTAATTGGTGGTGGTCCAGGTGGTTACGTTTCGGCTATCAAGAGTGCCCAATTAAACTTGAAGACCGCATGTATAGAAAAAAGAGGTTCTTTAGGTGGTACTTGTTTGAATGTTGGTTGTATTCCATCCAAGTCTTTATTGAACAACTCCCAATTATTccatcaaattcaacatGACTCTAAGCACAGAggtattgaaatttcagGGGATGTTTCCATCAACATCGACACCTTGCAAGCTGCTAAGGACAAGGCTGTCAAGGGTTTAACCGGTGGTGTTGAAATGTTACTTAAGAAGAACGGTGTTACTTACTTCAAGGGTGAGGGttcatttattgatgaaaacaATGTCAACGTGAAGCCAATCGACGGTTCTGAAGACATTCAAATCAGTGCTAAGAACATTGTTGTAGCCACTGGTTCTGAGCCAACTCCATTCCCAGGTATCGAAATTGAcgaagaaagaattgtttCTTCCACTGGTGCCTTGGCCTTGAAGGAAGTCCCAAAGAAGATGTCTATCATCGGTGGTGGTATCATTGGTTTAGAAATGGCTTCTGTGTGGTCCAGATTAGGTTCTGAAGTCACCGTCATCGAATTCCAAAACGCCATTGGTGCTGGTATGGATGGTGAAGTCGccaaacaaattcaaaagttATTGGGCAAGCAAGGATTGAAATTCAAGTTAGGCACAAAGGTCACTAAGGGTGTTAGAGATGGTGAAACCGTCAAGATCGAAGTTGAAGATGTCAAGTCCGGAAAGAAGGAAGACTTAGATGCTGATGTCTTATTAGTCGCTATTGGTAGAAGACCATTTACCAACGGATTAAACTTCGACAAGATTGGCTTAGAAGCTGATGACAAGGGAAGATTGGTCATTGACAACCAATTCAGAACCAAGCATGAACATATCAGAGTTATTGGTGATGTTACCTACGGTCCTATGTTAGCCCACAAGgctgaagaagaaggtatCGCTGCTGCCGAATACATCAAGAACGGCCACGGTCACGTCAACTACGCCAACATTCCTTCTGTTATGTATTCTCACCCAGAAGTTGCTTGGGTTGGTGCCAACGAAGAACAATTGAAGGAACAAGGAATCAAATACAAGATCGGTAAGTTCCCATTCATTGCCAACTCTAGAGCTAAGACCAACTTGGACACCGATGGTTTCGTCAAGTTCATTGCTGATGCCGAAACCCAACGTGTCTTGGGTGTCCACATCATCGGTAGTAACGCCGGTGAAATGATCGCTGAAGCCGGTTTAGCCTTAGAATACGGTGCTTCTACCGAAGACATCGCCAGAACCTGTCATGCTCACCCAACCTTATCCGAAGCATTCAAGGAAGCTGCTTTAGCTACTTTTGACAAGCCAATTAACTTCTAA
- a CDS encoding DEHA2C01408p (similar to uniprot|Q06488 Saccharomyces cerevisiae YLR357W RSC2 One of 15 subunits of the 'Remodel the Structure of Chromatin' (RSC)), with product MSSEKERKKLANKLQPLYDGIYSLKDSQGREISETFQRLPLRTGTDYYKVIKVPVSLHGVGRYIKKYVYRTAQEFVTQLVQITWNARLYNVRTSLIYDHALILNQYILDKIIPRLSNDKSISDHNMIYYPDLGPLPEDDGSIPNMGASYKPNTQYPEEDEDGDDDEEEEDEEYTEYGSGGQSSLKSSIYAQPNDHHYHALLANNALTNKLQMGDQSPSPFQSPQASRPLESGIRRGRPPIIDKPYETRIKLILKHFKKLRHPNDPNHPLSIHFDRLPDPKTNSNYYQVIKQPISLNEIRTKVRTRKYHNVDEFISDLNLMFQNTKFYFSNDQLSPTFQDCLLFESEANNVINYELSRPEKDLLIASTPGGDGIIRIPLDSIDINGYSYKIGDWVLIDNPSDPNKPTVGQIFRLWSTEDGTKYTNVCWYYRPEQTCHRYDRLFFMNEVCKTGQYRDHLASEIVGPCYVIFLTRYQKGDLPEGVIPEGCPWFICEFRYNENSHVFNRIRTWKACLPDEIRDKPEQPLIPLNEPRKLIKFESPIKNLLPNGVDTTMAIPDATPGPNPNTPPIVGSVYLREPIEDDELGQYSTSPNVISSPENDEHMSNRKAYIFTPISQMKMANSFPASYSGNNSGISTPIQYNSNIIASNLQESDLDKSYTSSVNRYRQLLQQQQQQLQQNQHDKAVNRVESRRGFTPTASTIPLTTQHTGPSYHTSTSTYSNLITGGIVSYSLVDEGNKLSRVSDALNIKRRKLEAMEEVAGNEIVWYRAPPVAVSNRILSNDITDLGHSAQYIAWKLKQEH from the coding sequence ATGTCAAGtgaaaaagaaaggaaAAAGTTGGCGAATAAGCTCCAACCATTATATGATGGGATATATTCGTTGAAAGATTCCCAAGGAAGGGAAATTTCAGAGACATTTCAAAGATTACCTTTGCGTACTGGTACCGATTATTATAAAGTCATTAAGGTTCCAGTGTCATTACACGGTGTCGGAAGAtatattaagaaatatgTATATCGAACAGCGCAAGAATTTGTTACACAGCTAGTTCAAATAACGTGGAATGCTAGGTTATATAACGTGAGAACTTCGTTAATATATGACCACGCATTAATCTTAAACCAATATATCTTGGATAAGATTATCCCAAGGTTATCTAATGATAAATCTATTAGCGATCATaatatgatttattatccGGATTTAGGACCTTTGCCTGAAGATGATGGGTCTATTCCGAATATGGGAGCATCGTACAAACCCAACACTCAATATCCAGAAGAGGACGAAGATGGTGACGATGacgaggaagaagaagatgaagaatatacCGAATATGGTTCGGGTGGTCAATCGTCTTTGAAGAGCTCGATTTATGCTCAGCCAAACGATCACCATTACCACGCGTTATTAGCTAACAATGCGTTGACCAATAAATTGCAGATGGGAGACCAATCACCATCACCATTTCAATCACCTCAAGCTTCCAGACCTTTGGAATCGGGGATCAGGAGAGGGCGTCCACCTATAATCGATAAGCCTTATGAAACGCGTATTAAGTTGATCTTAAAGCACTTTAAGAAATTGCGCCATCCTAATGACCCAAACCATCCATTATCGATTCATTTTGACAGATTACCTGATCCAAAGACCAACTCAAACTATTACCAGGTTATCAAACAGCCAATCAGTTTGAATGAAATTAGAACAAAAGTTAGAACCAGGAAATATCATAACgttgatgaatttattagcgatttaaatttaatgttTCAAAACActaaattttatttctcCAATGACCAGTTATCTCCAACATTCCAAGATTGCCTTCTTTTTGAATCGGAAGCAAATAACGTTATAAATTACGAATTACTGAGGCCTGAGAAGGATTTGTTGATTGCAAGCACACCTGGGGGTGATGGTATCATTAGAATACCATtagattcaattgatattaatggGTATAGCTATAAAATTGGTGATTGGGTTCTTATTGATAATCCGAGCGATCCTAATAAGCCAACGGTTGGTCAGATCTTCCGTTTATGGTCCACCGAGGATGGAACAAAATATACTAACGTTTGTTGGTATTATCGTCCAGAACAAACTTGTCATAGATATGATAGATTATTTTTTATGAACGAAGTTTGTAAGACTGGACAATACCGTGACCATTTAGCTTCTGAGATTGTTGGGCCATGTTATGTCATTTTCTTAACACGTTATCAGAAGGGTGATTTACCTGAAGGTGTGATTCCAGAAGGATGTCCATGGTTTATTTGTGAATTTagatataatgaaaattctCATGTTTTTAACCGTATTAGAACTTGGAAGGCATGTTTACCTGATGAAATAAGAGATAAGCCTGAACAACCATTAATTCCATTAAATGAACCACGTAAATTAATTAAGTTTGAATCTCCAATTAAAAATTTGCTACCAAATGGTGTTGATACTACAATGGCGATTCCTGATGCGACACCTGGTCCAAACCCAAATACACCACCTATTGTCGGTCTGGTTTATTTAAGAGAACCgattgaagatgatgaattaggTCAATATTCTACCAGTCCCAACGTTATTTCTAGTcctgaaaatgatgaacaCATGTCTAATCGTAAGGCCTATATTTTTACACCAATCCtgcaaatgaaaatggCTAATTCCTTCCCAGCAAGCTACAGTGGCAATAACAGTGGCATAAGCACTCCGATCcaatataattctaatattattGCTAGCAATTTACAAGAATCAGATCTAGATAAGTCTTATACTTCCAGCGTCAATAGATACAGACAGCTTCTtcagcaacaacagcaacagctCCAGCAAAATCAGCATGATAAAGCTGTAAATAGAGTTGAGTCTAGAAGAGGGTTTACACCCACTGCTTCGACCATTCCTCTTACGACTCAACACACAGGACCATCTTACCATACTTCCACTTCAACATATTCGAATTTGATAACAGGAGGTATTGTTTCATACTCTCTTGTCGATGAAGGGAATAAATTATCTAGAGTTAGTGATGCGTTAAAcatcaaaagaagaaagttGGAAGCAATGGAAGAAGTAGCtggaaatgaaattgtGTGGTATAGAGCACCTCCAGTCGCCGTTTCCAACAGAATTCTCAGTAACGATATAACCGATTTAGGTCATTCGGCACAGTATATTGCTTGGAAATTAAAACAAGAACATTAG
- a CDS encoding DEHA2C01474p (similar to uniprot|P43557 Saccharomyces cerevisiae YFL046W FMP32), with amino-acid sequence MIVKPYSIRPIVGPVQLLGRRNLMSITKFDTKKFVQTLQSKGGFSEQQAETAVNIVNKAINDGIYSITRNLVTKETLSSTAYQQKVDFAKLKGELQTMDKSEFSNLKKEQENLRTDLTNLKNRLKEDITKSQAGVRLDLNLEKGRIREESSIHESKIEDTYTRIDEEISNMQMQIKSVKTQVMQWLIGVSSGTFALMLAFVRFFG; translated from the coding sequence ATGATTGTTAAACCATATTCTATAAGGCCGATTGTGGGTCCCGTTCAATTACTTGGTAGACGGAATTTAATGTCTATAACTAAGTTTGATACTAAGAAATTTGTGCAAACATTACAGCTGAAAGGTGGATTTTCAGAACAGCAAGCAGAAACAGCTGTCAATATAGTAAATAAAGCAATTAATGACGGGATATATTCCATAACTAGGAATCTTGTTACTAAAGAAACATTATCGTCTACTGCGTATCAGCAGAAGGTGGACTTTGCGAAGTTGAAAGGTGAATTACAAACTATGGATAAGTCTGAATTCAGTAACCTTAAGAAGGAACAGGAGAATTTAAGGACTGATTTAAcaaacttgaagaatagGTTGAAGGAGGATATAACGAAAAGCCAAGCAGGTGTCAGATTAGACTTGAACTTGGAAAAGGGTAGAATAAGAGAGGAAAGTTCTATTCATGAACtgaaaattgaagataCCTACACGCGTATTGACGAAGAAATCTCCAATATGCAAATGCAGATCAAGTCTGTGAAAACCCAGGTTATGCAATGGTTGATTGGTGTTTCGTCTGGTACGTTTGCTCTTATGTTAGCATTTGTTAGATTTTTTGGTTAA
- a CDS encoding DEHA2C01430p (weakly similar to uniprot|P53334 Saccharomyces cerevisiae YGR279C SCW4 Cell wall protein or uniprot|Q04951 Saccharomyces cerevisiae YMR305C SCW10 Cell wall protein), whose amino-acid sequence MKFSQSVLLSLIGSIATASAADSNNLRAEKRMVQYVTKITTVQIPLADYLAGKQTTQQAVTTQAATTAAAIAANTQSKSRGGLLGFLEGLFDNGDSQSPTTTSANNGGGSFGSPSTTSIGTNTLSTATSSQDAPLFPIYTASSSSDITSPSSSSGSDSDGSFANNIAAAKGAKGITYSPYTKSGSCKTASEVKSDIAKLSSFSLIRLYSTDCDGVENILASMTSSQELFLGIYEIDTNTITSGLKAIKSAVESSSRGWSAVHTISIGNERVNDGKSTVSDLETAINTAKTWLSANASQYSGYVVTVDTLVATVNNPGLCKISDYLAVNAHPYWDGGVVPSNSGSWLSQQISNLESACGSSDILITETGWPTQGDTYGSCVPSIPNQLAAIKSIMSKFSDQVFMFTMYNDYWKDPGSSNVEQHWGIFGNPSA is encoded by the coding sequence ATGAAATTTTCGCAATCGGTCTTACTTTCATTGATAGGCAGTATAGCCACTGCTTCAGCTGCTGACTCCAACAATTTGCGTGCTGAAAAAAGAATGGTCCAGTATGTAACCAAGATTACTACGGTCCAGATTCCATTGGCAGATTATTTAGCAGGTAAACAGACTACTCAACAAGCTGTCACTACACAAGCCGCAACAACTGCTGCTGCTATTGCTGCGAATACTCAATCTAAAAGCAGAGGAGGTTTGCTTGGATTCTTAGAAggtttatttgataatggCGATAGCCAATCCCCCACCACCACATCAGCAAATAATGGTGGTGGTTCATTCGGAAGTCCAAGTACTACTTCGATAGGAACTAATACTTTATCTACCGCAACATCTTCACAAGATGCTCCATTATTTCCAATCTATACAGCATCAAGTTCGTCTGATATTACATCCCCCAGCTCGAGTTCTGGCTCGGATTCGGACGGATCGTTCGCAAACAACATAGCTGCTGCGAAAGGTGCTAAAGGTATTACTTATTCGCCATATACCAAAAGCGGATCTTGTAAGACCGCTAGTGAGGTTAAAAGTGATATTGCAAAGTTGTCAAGTTTCTCACTAATCAGATTATACAGTACTGACTGTGATGGagttgaaaatatattagcATCGATGACCTCGTCGCAAGAGTTGTTCTTAGGAATTTACGAAATTGATACCAATACCATTACCAGCGGATTAAAAGCCATCAAAAGTGCAGTCGAGTCCTCTTCTCGTGGGTGGTCTGCAGTCCATACCATTTCTATTGGTAACGAAAGAGTAAATGACGGAAAATCCACGGTGTCTGATCTTGAAACTGCTATTAATACTGCCAAAACTTGGTTATCAGCCAATGCTTCACAATACAGTGGGTATGTGGTGACTGTTGACACATTAGTTGCAACTGTCAACAATCCTGGATTGTGCAAGATTTCTGACTATCTTGCCGTTAACGCACATCCATACTGGGATGGTGGTGTTGTACCTTCTAACTCGGGTTCGTGGTTATCACAACAAATCTCTAATTTGGAGAGTGCTTGTGGTTCGTCCGACATTTTAATCACCGAGACTGGCTGGCCAACACAAGGTGATACATATGGTTCTTGTGTCCCTTCTATTCCTAATCAGCTTGCTGCTATCAAGAGTATTATGAGCAAGTTCTCAGATCAAGTATTCATGTTCACTATGTATAATGACTACTGGAAAGACCCAGGTTCCTCTAATGTTGAACAACATTGGGGAATCTTTGGTAATCCTTCCGCATAG
- a CDS encoding DEHA2C01364p (some similarities with CA4171|IPF7785 Candida albicans IPF7785), with the protein MNIFNVEDSLEEFDIQYMKAYNQVLNKYHDCTNSSRKQRAKSVSSTRKDIALSSPLLDKHTNRFEADRTRAFELLDNSQQSISPTSRVASKPFGKVSKMRPPLKPSVTIESIDTIAKPKHISYPTSPKCHANSKCASDVASFNSYVGNPFYKPSNTRGIKSMPSIPTVSSFNFNFGNTPELGDFPDATNISHKKRKVSTQSDMQLSVYEDGHPDPSSSDASLSSFNSILSLNDNEFDDFNFDYFLSQENSDMFSVDDKLNFNDYYPFD; encoded by the coding sequence atgaatatattcaatgTTGAAGATTCACTTGAAGAGTTCGATATTCAGTATATGAAAGCATACAATCAGGTCTTGAATAAGTACCATGATTGTACCAATAGTTCTAGAAAGCAAAGAGCAAAATCGGTTTCTAGTACTAGGAAGGATATTGCGTTATCATCCCCTTTACTTGATAAGCATACGAACAGATTTGAGGCGGACCGAACCAGAGCCTTTGAGTTGCTAGATAATTCTCAGCAAAGTATATCACCTACTAGTAGAGTAGCATCCAAGCCTTTTGGTAAGGTATCCAAAATGAGACCTCCATTGAAGCCTTCGGTTACAATCGAGTCAATTGATACGATTGCGAAGCCCAAGCATATCTCTTATCCAACCTCGCCAAAATGCCATGCTAACAGCAAATGTGCTTCAGATGTTGCATCCTTCAACAGTTATGTTGGTAATCCTTTCTACAAACCTTCCAACACCCGGGGAATAAAGTCAATGCCCTCTATTCCTACGGTGtcttcatttaatttcaactttGGCAATACGCCTGAATTGGGCGATTTTCCAGATGCTACAAATATATCTCATAAAAAGCGTAAGGTTTCTACTCAATCAGATATGCAACTCCTGGTTTATGAGGATGGGCATCCAGACCCATCCAGTTCTGATGCAtccttatcatcatttaattccattttatctttaaatgACAATGAATTCGACGACTTCAActttgattatttcttgTCGCAGGAGAATTCAGATATGTTTAGCGTCGATGATAAGCTAAATTTTAATGACTATTATCCCTTTGATTGA
- a CDS encoding DEHA2C01386p (highly similar to CA4170|IPF7784 Candida albicans IPF778), producing MSKQLIEFQDHLMKSKRIVALVGAGLSVSSGLPTFRGSQGLWKNFNMIDLATPDAFYIDPGLVWQFYSWRRINASKAKPNKGHLALAKLSKLSNIEFMTITQNVDGLSIRAGHPKEKLHEIHGSLFDLRCTSFMCNYVDHDNFKNPLTKALADTEFEYDKSGRKRKIIDETEVNKLSPQFAPVKQIPEEELPQCPVCEDGSLLRPGVVWFGESLPLQTIDKIDNFIESDKIDLILVIGTSGTVYPANSYVDRIKLKGGKVAIFNTDIESEILNGEEKDTWGFQGDAAELLPIALKPLIGDL from the coding sequence ATGAGTAAGCAATTAATCGAATTTCAAGACCATTTGATGAAGTCCAAGCGAATAGTGGCATTGGTGGGAGCTGGATTGTCTGTATCTTCCGGTTTGCCTACATTCAGAGGATCACAAGGGCtttggaaaaatttcaatatgaTTGATTTAGCAACACCAGATGCATTTTATATAGATCCAGGATTGGTATGGCAGTTTTACTCTTGGAGGAGAATTAATGCATCGAAAGCCAAGCCGAATAAAGGACATTTAGCATTAgcaaaattatcaaaattgagCAATATAGAATTTATGACAATAACCCAGAATGTGGATGGACTACTGATACGAGCTGGACACCCTAAGGAAAAATTGCATGAGATACATggatcattatttgatttgcGATGTACCAGCTTCATGTGTAATTATGTTGATCATGACAATTTCAAGAACCCATTAACTAAAGCATTGGCTGACACAGAATTCGAATACGATAAAAGTGGcagaaagagaaaaataatTGACGAAACAGAGGTAAATAAGTTATCACCCCAGTTTGCACCAGTCAAACAAAtaccagaagaagaattaccCCAATGCCCTGTATGTGAAGACGGGTCATTATTACGACCTGGGGTAGTGTGGTTTGGAGAGTCTTTGCCACTCCAAACGATTGATAAGATAGATAACTTTATAGAGCTGGATAAGATAGACTTAATTTTAGTAATAGGGACCAGCGGTACGGTATATCCAGCCAATAGTTATGTTGAtagaattaaattaaaagGAGGGAAAGTTGCAATATTCAACACTGATATCGAATCAGAGATTTTAAATGGCGAAGAGAAGGATACTTGGGGGTTCCAAGGCGATGCTGCAGAATTACTACCAATAGCATTAAAGCCATTAATTGGTGATTTATAG
- a CDS encoding DEHA2C01452p (similar to uniprot|P25385 Saccharomyces cerevisiae YLR078C BOS1 v-SNARE (vesicle specific SNAP receptor)) produces MNSLYNHGIKQTQLITKDLSSFEKSLSTSPLSLQGSITTSLTAFKKTIREYNDLVAQNKKDESNAKHEARLAKFNQDLQDFTSKFDSLKKQRDQALQETNKQELLGRRHTTQRQQYGENPYDTGPTQQQQQQQMSYQEGLYKEKTSLARGTQQLDHILDMGQQAFEDIVEQNETLRRLQSKFEDGLVTLGVSQGTIRTIEKRAKQDKWLFWAAFVFTLVCFWYILKIFR; encoded by the coding sequence atgaattcattatataatcatGGGATTAAGCAAACCCAATTGATAACAAAGGATTTGTCGTCTTTTGAAAAAAGTTTGTCCACCTCCCCACTATCATTACAAGGATCCATAACTACGTCATTAACAGCATTCAAGAAAACCATAAGAGAGTATAATGATTTAGTAGCACAGAATAAAAAAGATGAAAGTAACGCAAAGCATGAGGCAAGATTAgcaaaattcaatcaaGACTTACAAGATTTCACTTCTAAATTCGACTCATTAAAGAAGCAAAGAGATCAGGCACTCCAAGAAACAAacaaacaagaattattaggACGTCGGCATACTACTCAACGACAACAATACGGTGAAAATCCGTATGACACCGGTCCAACtcagcaacaacagcaacagcaaatGTCTTACCAAGAAGGCTTATATAAGGAAAAAACATCATTGGCTAGGGGTACTCAGCAATTGGATCACATTTTGGACATGGGACAACAGGCATTCGAAGATATCGTCGAACAGAATGAAACATTAAGAAGGCTTCAAAGTAAGTTTGAAGATGGACTCGTAACATTAGGTGTCAGTCAGGGAACTATTCGTACTATCGAAAAACGAGCTAAGCAAGACAAATGGCTTTTCTGGGCCGCATTTGTTTTCACGCTCGTATGCTTCTGGTACATCCTTAAAATATTTCGTTAG
- a CDS encoding DEHA2C01320p (similar to uniprot|P87284 Saccharomyces cerevisiae YDR276C PMP3 plasma membrane protein involved in salt tolerance) codes for MAFTCSDIFKIIIAIILPPLGVFLERGCASSFWINIVLTILGYIPGIIHALYVILKY; via the coding sequence ATGGCTTTTACATGTTCAGATATCTTCAAGATCATCATTGCAATCATCTTGCCTCCATTGGGAGTGTTCCTTGAAAGAGGATGTGCCTCGTCGTTCTGGATAAATATCGTTTTGACGATTTTGGGTTATATTCCAGGTATTATCCACGCGTTGTACGTGATATTGAAGTATTGA